The region GCATCCGCAAGGAGAAGAGCAATGAAATTACTATTTATTTTGTTAGGGGCGGTTATCACATCGGTTGCAATAAACTGGTTGGTTTTGCCCAAAGACGTTTCTGCACAAGAGAGAGAACTCACGATGTTCGGCAGTGTGAAGGGGGATTCCGTCCCCGATGGCTATGCCGAATTGGCGTTCAACTTCTATGACAAAGACAGGGGGGTTCTTGCCTACCGAAGCATTTCGACTGCCGTCGTAAAGGATGGAACTTACACCGCGTCTTTGCACGCAAATGATCTCATAGAAGGCAAAGAGTATTACGTTTTAGTGACGTTGCCGAATGCGGTTCCGGAGGCGCCCCAAGGGGAACAGCGTGAAGCTATAGGCGTTGTTTTGCTTCAATCGGAGACACCTGGGATACAGCAGACGGGCCACGTGAACATTTCTGGGACACTGATTGCTGGTGCGATCAAGACCAATGCTTTTCAGATGTCTACGGGAGCGGGTGCTGGTCGCGTTCTGACTTCGGACGCTTCTGGGATAGGAACATGGCAGGCGCTTCCTCCTCCTTCAGGAGCGGCTGAAGGTGATTTATCCGGGTCGTATCCTAACCCGTTGGTGGATGGTTTGCAGGGCAAGGCGGTAGCCTCTACGGCTCCTTCTTCCGGTCAGGTGTTGAAGTGGAACGGCAGTGCATGGTCACCCGATACAGACCTGCGCGATGCTTTTTGGCAGCCATCAGGAAGCAACATCTTCTATACCGCCGGCAATGTGGGTATTGGTACAAGCAATCCTTCTTATCCTCTTTCTGTAGAAACGAGTGTAAGTAATCGCGCCATCCAAGGTGTTAATACCGCTACAAGCGGCGGTGGCTACGGTGTTTGGGGACAAAGCAACAGCACTTCGGGCAGAGGCGTGCTCGGCTGGGCAAGCGCTGCTACAGGAAACACCTATGGCATGTGGGGAGAAAGCAGTAGCACTTCGGGTATAGGAGTGCTCGGCTGGGCAACTGCAGCCACTGGTGGCACCTACGGCGTGTGGGGTCAAAGCAACAGTACTTCGGGCGCTGGAGTGCTAGGCTGGGCACCTGCTACAAGCGGCAGCACATACGGCGTATGGGGATCGAGCGCAAGTACTTCTGGAAGAGGCGTTTACGGGTCGACAAGCGCTTCTAGCGGCGCTACATATGGCGTGTATGGGCAAAGCGCCAGCACTTCGGGTGGCGGCGTCGTTGGCTATACTACCGCTACTAGCGGCAACACTTACGGCGTGCTAGGGCGAAGCGACAGCACCTCGGGCTATGGCGTCTATGGCTATGTATCCGCCACCAGCGGCTACACCTCCGGCGGACGGTTTGAAAGCGCCAGCACTTCGGGTGTAGGCGTCTTGGGCTGGGCAACCGCCGCAAGTGGCACCACCTACGGAGCTTATGGGCGAAGTGCCAGCACTTCGGGCGGCGGCGTATTGGGCCTGGCAACTGCCGCTACAGGAAACACCTACGGCGGTTGGTTTGAAAGCAACAGCACTGATGGCAGAGGGGTCTTTGGCATTGCAACTGCCGCTACAGGCTACACATTCGGCGGGCGTTTTGAAAGCGACAGCACCTCTGGCTATGGTGTCTTTGGCTTTGTATCCGCCACCAGCGGCACAACCTACGGCGTGCATGGGCGAAGTGCCAGCACTTCGGGCAGCGGCGTCTATGGCGTGGCAATTGCCACCAGTGGCACCAACTACGGCGTGCTTGGAAGGGCCATTAGCCCCTCGGGCTACGGAGTTTATTCCGAAGGTGACTTCGCGGCTACTGGCACAAAGTCATTCCAGATAGACCACCCCCTGATGCCTGAAACCCACTACCTGAACCACTTCTGCACAGAAGGTCCTGAACCTTATAACACCTATCGCGGGAACGTAGTCACGGACGCGAAGGGTTATGCCACTATCATCCTTCCACCGTATTTTGAGAGTATCAATCGTGAACCCACCTATCACCTCACAGTGATAGACGACAGCGATGACTTCGTACTGGCAAAAGTAGTGCAGAAAATTCACAACGAACAGTTCGTCATCCGTACGAGCAAGCCACATGTAGAAGTCTCGTGGGAAGTAAAGGCAGTTCGAAACGATCGCTGGGTTCAGAAGTGCGGTTTCGAGACGGAGCAGGAAAAACTCGAGGAACATAAAGGTAAGTACTTGCAACCCGAACTCTACGGAATGCCGAAGGAGTACGGGATTCACTATAGCCCAGATGTAGATAGAAAGGAAAGAAATGAGCGGAAATTAGAAGCCCGCGTTTCTGATTCGACTCTTCCATCCACTTCAAGTTCTCGTCGCGTGCCCTCACAGAAGCCACGCTAAGCGTAAGTCGCACATTTCTCGACCTATGTAGGGAGTCGGCTCGCCGAAGTAAACGCCGGGCTGACTCTTCTTGTTTATACGCTGAAGCAACGCAACTTCCAAGTGAGACTTAGAAACTATTTGTAAAAACGGGATCTTTCGTGAAAAAAATTGTGATTTTCTCGAAAATCTCGAGCTTTCACACTCCGAACAGAGGAAAACCGCTATATAATTTTTTGCATATTTTCGGATGCGAGCTGGGTAACGAAACAGAGCGCATCCGCAAGGAGAAGAACAATGAAATTATTACTTGGTTTGTTGGGCGTGCTTATAGCCTCGGTTGCTATCAATTGGTTGGTCTTGCCTAGAGAGGCTTCTGCACAAGAGCGAACGTTGACGATGTTCGGCAGTGTGAAAGGGAAATCCATCTCCGACGGTTATGCCGAGTTGGCGTTCAATTTTTTTGACAAAGACACAGAGGTTCTTGCCTACCGGAGCGTTTCGACTGCGGCTATAGAAGACGGAAGTTATACTGCGTCTTTGCGAGCGGATGACCTCGCAGAAGGGAAGGAATACTACGTTTTGGTCACATTGCCGAACGCAGTTCCGGAAACTCTCCAGGAGCAGCAGCGTGATGCTATAGGCGTCGTTTTGCTTCAGTCGGAGACACCTGGGATTCAGCAGACGGGTCACGTGAACATTTCGGGGACACTGATTGCTGGTGCGATCAAGACGAATACGTTTCAGATACCCACAGGTGCTGCGGCGGGTCGTGTTCTCACTTCGGATGGTTCTGGGAATGGGACTTGGCAAGCGCTTCCACCTCCGAGCGGTGCTGCTGGTGGTGATTTGTCCGGGACGTATCCTAATCCATTGGTAGATGGTTTGCAGGGTTGGGCTGTTTCGAGCACAGCTCCTGCAACAGGTCAAGTGTTGAAGTGGAACGGCACTGCATGGTCGCCCGATACAGACCTGCGCGATGCCTTATGGCAGGCCACGGGAAGTGACATCTTCTACAACGCGGGCAATGTAGGAATTGGATCGAGCAGCCCTACTTACCGCCTCGACGTAGAAACGAGTACTGGTCCTGCCGCCATATTGGGGATGCACGCCACCGGCATCGGCGTTTTCGGGTGGGTGCCGGCCACCAGTGGCACCAACTACGGCGTGTATGGGCAAAGCGCCAGCCCATCGGGTTATGGCGTATACGGCACAGGAGGCAAGGTGTCTTGGGGACGAGCAACGCCGGAGATGGAATAGAAGGAAGTTCGACCGCGGCGAACAAGAGCGGTGTATGGGGACACAATGACCTGGTAAGCGGCTATGGTGTTGCCGGCAGCAGCACGAGCGGGATAGGAGTTGGAGGCTGGACTACTAATGGCATAGCAGTCTTTGGCTTCGCAAACGCCCTCAGCGGCCTCACCTATGGCATGTATGCAAGAAACGACAGCGCTTCGGGCAGAGGCGTCTTTGGCTGGGCAACTCCCCTCAGCGGCATCACCTACGGCGTGTATGGGCAAAGCGACAGCCCATCGGGTTATGGCGTGTACGGCACTGGAGGTACAGGTGTCTTAGGGACGAGCAGCACCGGAGATGGAATAGAAGGAAGTTCGACCGCGGCGAACAAGAGTGGTGTATGGGGACACAATGACAGCGGCTATGGTGTTGCCGGCAGCAGCACGGACGGGATAGGAGTTCAAGGCTTGACTAAGAATTACGTAGGCGTCTATGGTTTGGCATATGGAGGAAGCGGCACTACTTACGGCGTGATTGGGCAAAGCTTCGATGGCTATGGCGTCTACTCCTCTGGAAATTTCGCTGCTACTGGCACAAAGTCGTTCCAGATAGACCACCCCCTGATGCCCGAAACCCACTATCTGAACCACTTCTGCACGGAAGGTCCGGAGCCGTACAACGTATATCGCGGAAACGTTGTGACCGATGCACGGGGTTATGCCACGGTGCAGCTCCCCGACTACTTCGAATCCATCAACCGCGAACCCACTTATCACCTCACAGTGATTGATGAAAGCGATGATTTTGTGCTGGCAAAGGTGGTGCGGGAAATACAGAACAACCAGTTCGTGATTCGCACTAACAAACCAGACGTGAAAGTCTCCTGGCGCGTAGAGGCAATTCGCAACGACCTGTGGGTTCAGAAGTATGGGTTCAAGACTGAACAAGAAAAACCTGAAATGCATAGAGGCAAGTATCTGCATCCCGAACTTTACGGCATGCCGAAGGAATACGGAATTCACTACAGCCCGAATATGGAGAAAGGTGAAAGAAATGCACGGAACTTAGAATCTAGCCGTGTTTCTGACTTACCTCGTATTTCTGCCTCAGGTCTTAAACGCGTGTCTTCACAAAAGAAAATGCGCTGATTAGGCAATATCCTTAGCGATTCCGTCGAAACGACTTTGCTGATTGATGATCAGCGAAGGGAAAGCCCTTTAAATGTAAGATCTCCGAACAACTCTTCCTCATCGAATATACCTTGACAAGTAACTATATCGCCTTTTGAGAGCTTTGATACTACTTGGTCACGAAACGAACCGTCATACCAGAAAATAACAGTGGGCTTCATAAATCGGTCAAGGTTTACTAGAAGTATTACTGCCACGCGATCACCGCCAAACAAATTGTTCGAGACATGTGAAAGCTCCCCTGTTACCTGGACTATCTTTCCTTTTAGCCAGTCCTTCGCCCGCACAGGATTCTCTTCAAACGCAGTGATTAGTTCCTCTGGTGTGATTATCAGAACTTGACTGGATGAATTCATCGGAGGGGTTGAATCCGAAACCGCTGGCATATGTTCTATAGAATTGTGTACAGAATTATCTACACTGGGTATCGATCCTGCGATGGGAGGTTCGGAACCATTTCGATCATCATTTCGATCGTGATTAGTAAAAAATGGAAAAAAAACAACGGCAAGGAAGGTGAGGGTCACTAGTAATGAAATCAAATAGGCCAACGTGTTAGTGTGATTAGAAGAAGGAGGGAAAGCTGGTGATGGAAACTGAACGGGAGAAGGGTTTACGTAGGGTGTATCAGTATGGTTGATGCCTTCTGGTTTTTGGATCGCGGCTACAGGCATCCCGCAAGAAACACAGAAGCTAGTTCCTGCAAAAATTGTGTGACTACAGGACGGGACAGGAGCACGCTGGCTCGGTGGGCGGTTGTCAGCCCCACACATGGGGCAGAAGGACCACGAGTCTTCCATACCCCTTCGGCATCTCGGATTGCAGCATAGACTCATGGCTCAATCCATCAGTTTCCAGGCTACCCATGGTATGAGTGCCATCAACAAATTATGACATTCTTAACATCATGATTGCTTTTTCCTTTACCCTTGTAATTCTTCCCTTTATCCAGAGCCAGGATTTTTCGGAGACGATAGAGCGGTTTGCGACAGACAAACGAAGTTTAGAATCGTTTTATTCCATATCATTCTCTCCGCGCAGGTGGGAGAGAATGGAAAGGTTTCTCGAGGAGTGGGAACAGAAACTCGAACGATTCAATTACAATAACTTGAAGCCCGAAGAGAGAATAGATTTTCATTTACTCAAAAACGAAATAGAGTATGAGCGGAAGGTTATCGAACGAGAGAGACGAAAATTTAAAGAAATCGAAAAATTAGTACCCTTCGCAGATTCCGTCATCGAATTAGAAGAAAGGCGTTGGCGAGTAGAACCATTCGATTCACGAAAAGTCGCAAAGACTTTGGAAGAAATTGCCGAAGCCATTCAGAAAACGAAAAAAACGGTAGAAGCCGAGAAAAACTCTCCTGTAAAAAAGATAACATCCCTAATGGGTTTGCGTGCATCGAACGTTATGGAAGAACTCGTGCGCGTTCTCGACACTTGGGTTCGAAACTATCAAGGCTTCGACCCGATTTTTAGTTGGTGGGTCAAAAAGCCATACGAAAAATTGAAAAAAGAAATGGAGGAGTATCGAGCTTTTTTGCGATCACGAGTAGCGGGAATACAAGGAAACGAAAACGACCCACTAATAGGCGAGCCAATAGGCAGGGAAGCCATTTTAGAGGATTTGGAGCACGAAATGATTCCCTACACTCCCGAAGAACTTATTCGGATAGGAGAAGAACAACTCGAGTGGTGCATTCGTGAAATGGAGAAAGCGGCGAAAGAAATGGGAAAGAAAGATTGGCGAGAGGCTTTGGAATATGTGAAAACGCTCCACGTTCCGCCCGGTGAACAGGATGATTTAGTCGCAAAGCAGGCAAGGGAAGCGATCGAGTTTCTCGACAAGCATGATTTAGTAACCATAGACGAACTATGCCGAGAAACTTGGCGTGTGGACATGCTTTCAGAGGGGGGGCAGAGGTTTTTACCATTCGCGGCCTATGGGGGGCAGAGCATGCTCGTTTCTTATCCCTTGGACACGATGGACCACGAAGCGAAGGAAATGAGTTTGCGCGGGAATAACATTCACTTCACGCGCATCGTAACTCCGCATGAATTGATTCCAGGGCATCACTTACAAGGATATATGGCAGAGCGATATAAAACTTATCGTCGAATTTTCAGTACGCCTTTTTACGGAGAAGGATGGGCGTTGTATTGGGAATTTTTGTTGTGGGATAAAAGATATGCGCGCGGACCGGAAGACAAGATGGGAATGCTCTTTTGGCGAGCCCACCGAGCAGCGCGAATCATCATATCTCTGAAATATCATCTCGGGCAAATGACCTCGCAAGAAATGATTGATTTTTTAGTGGAGAAAGTCGGTCATGAACGTTTTACCGCTACGAGCGAGGTAAGACGCTATATTAGCGGTGGATATTCTCCGCTTTATCAATGTGCTTATATGATTGGTGGATTGCAGTTACGAGCGCTTTATGAAGAATTAGTAGGCAAAGGGAAGATGACAGCGAAACAATTTCATGATGCCGTATTACATGAAAACGCGATTCCCATCGAGATGCTTCGAGCGACGTTATCGAAGATTTCGCTACCGAAAGACTATGTTCCGAGTTGGCGGTTCGCTAAATAGGATTTTAACTTACATGCAAAAGAACGCCATACGGTTACTACTTGTATGTGATTACAAACCGTGTTGACTTAACATCCACATGCTCCCCATGGGCATGCACAAAACCAGTGTCCACACGCTGAGCTTCCGATATGGGCGCAAGCACTTCCCGCACAAGCAGCGCATCTTGCTGGTGGGGGCGCACCGACTCTTGCGCAATTCGTAACCCCTGCATCATCACAAAAGAACACCCACGAAGTACCACAAGGAGCACAAGCCGTGCTACAGCATTGAAAACCTTGACAAGGAACGCCACAACCTGCACATATTGCGCAAATCCAAACAGGGATGCGAAACTCGCCGACTTTCAACGCAACGAATCCAATCTTGAATTGATAGTCGCCAAGAGACTTTTTCGAAAGATCTACAACGTGAGTCAATCGTGATTCTTTGAGCTTGATATTTTGAGGTGAGTCGTTACGATAATTCACATAGATGCGATTCGACAAAGACTTTTTCTCTTTTTCCGTTAGGTCTTCTAATCCTCTTAGAGTTACCGTAACTTCGCTAGATTGGCCTTCGTGAAGTTCTCGCGCTCCGGTTAGTGATAGTTTGGTAACTATCAGGTCAGCCGTTCCTGTTTTACCGCTGTCAGAAATATTGAGTTTCACCCTTCCCGTAGTGTTTCCGAGGTTATTTAATGCGATGATTGCACCACGTGGATTTTCTGCTAAGACTTTCCCTTTATCTACCGTAGTATTCGATAAATCGCCGTCAAAAGGACCGGAAACGTCAATAGCACTTTGGCTAGTGCAGACAATAGGGTCTGTAGGAAACTCTGGCTGACGAAGCGGGGGGCGTTTCGTGTTAAGTTTAGCAACAGAAGAAGCGACCTTTTTGTTATCCTGCAGGAGTTCGAAAGTCATAGAAGCAGTAGCCAAAAAGGAAATGAATTCGCCTGGTTTCACTTCATGGCTTTGTCCTTGTGGGTCTTTAATTACAAGCCCTTTAAATACATCCGCAGCAGCGGTTTCCTTCAATGGAAACGCGACTAAAGTCGAAGAAACTTTGTCGCCTGTACGAGTTTCATGAGGGATGATGATTCCCACGAATACATCCTCGTTAGAAAGTACAACCCCACCGGTATCGTACGGAGGGGGAGATTTCAACCACTCATATCCTTGAGGAATAGAGAAGTTTTTAGGGTTTAACTTAAACGAAGGATGGGTCGAATCTAAGCCCACATGAATAGCCTTCGAGGCGACGAATCCAGAAAACACATTCATAGTCTCAAGCGAATTGAGATTCGAATGAGATGGACGATGACCAGCCATACTCGAGAGGAGAATCGCGATTATCACCCCGGCAAGCAAGCTGGACATGACAAATATAAGTTTCATACACTCCTCCTTACCTTGGTGTATCTTTACACCTTTTTCAGTATATCACCATTTTAATCGATATAGGCTTCGGGTTAACTCTTTTTTTTCGTCTAACCTTAGAAGACGTGGAGAAATGCTTTTCAGCGCATGCAATGGTTGATGCGAAGGAGACTCCCTTGGTTGGAATAATTTTCCTACCCTGCCT is a window of Fimbriimonadales bacterium DNA encoding:
- a CDS encoding DUF885 family protein, with the protein product MIAFSFTLVILPFIQSQDFSETIERFATDKRSLESFYSISFSPRRWERMERFLEEWEQKLERFNYNNLKPEERIDFHLLKNEIEYERKVIERERRKFKEIEKLVPFADSVIELEERRWRVEPFDSRKVAKTLEEIAEAIQKTKKTVEAEKNSPVKKITSLMGLRASNVMEELVRVLDTWVRNYQGFDPIFSWWVKKPYEKLKKEMEEYRAFLRSRVAGIQGNENDPLIGEPIGREAILEDLEHEMIPYTPEELIRIGEEQLEWCIREMEKAAKEMGKKDWREALEYVKTLHVPPGEQDDLVAKQAREAIEFLDKHDLVTIDELCRETWRVDMLSEGGQRFLPFAAYGGQSMLVSYPLDTMDHEAKEMSLRGNNIHFTRIVTPHELIPGHHLQGYMAERYKTYRRIFSTPFYGEGWALYWEFLLWDKRYARGPEDKMGMLFWRAHRAARIIISLKYHLGQMTSQEMIDFLVEKVGHERFTATSEVRRYISGGYSPLYQCAYMIGGLQLRALYEELVGKGKMTAKQFHDAVLHENAIPIEMLRATLSKISLPKDYVPSWRFAK